The following coding sequences lie in one Euhalothece natronophila Z-M001 genomic window:
- a CDS encoding radical SAM protein — MYFVIKLSKLCNLRCTYCYEYEELANKERMSLQQLEYFFSNVADYLLNHPSPKIPEFVFHGGEPLLLPHQYFRDICSLQEKYLDRVGINYRNSLQTNLFKISDSTLDLLQELNISLGVSFDVFGKQRVDIKGKDSQESVIPNLQRLIDRKINFGIITVLHAENIDYVLNTYQFCNDLRISYRILPISSVVEPPARMKHLMLSNEQILEAYKAVAKVQLHHPTSIQVYPLLDFFLAAVRYLTGQTIRQFQPEKEEWVLLINVNGDVYNRGEAYLPEGYMGNLFNQKLEELLNSPEHQETVAIREKRMETCRRCQFDQKCHQIHIAEATDSARVYNNQGQLECTIAKPMIEFMIDEIQKSPEAQELLNMYYSYSQESASQSEASINLSL, encoded by the coding sequence ATGTACTTTGTCATTAAACTTAGTAAACTCTGTAACTTGCGTTGTACTTATTGCTATGAATATGAAGAGTTAGCAAATAAAGAACGAATGTCATTACAGCAACTCGAATACTTTTTTTCTAATGTTGCTGACTATTTACTCAATCACCCCAGCCCAAAAATTCCCGAATTTGTTTTTCACGGCGGAGAGCCTTTATTATTGCCCCATCAATACTTTCGAGATATTTGTTCCCTACAGGAAAAATATTTAGATCGAGTTGGGATTAATTATAGAAATAGCCTCCAAACTAACCTGTTTAAAATTTCCGACTCAACTTTAGATCTTCTACAAGAATTAAACATTAGTTTAGGGGTATCCTTTGATGTTTTTGGAAAACAACGGGTTGATATTAAAGGGAAAGATTCCCAAGAAAGTGTAATTCCTAATTTGCAAAGATTAATTGACCGTAAAATTAACTTTGGTATTATTACGGTTTTACATGCGGAGAATATTGACTATGTTCTTAATACTTACCAATTCTGTAATGATTTAAGAATTAGTTATCGCATTTTACCAATTTCTAGTGTCGTTGAACCGCCGGCGCGAATGAAACACCTAATGTTAAGTAATGAGCAAATTTTAGAAGCCTATAAAGCTGTGGCAAAGGTTCAATTGCATCATCCTACTTCCATTCAAGTTTATCCGCTTCTAGATTTTTTCCTAGCAGCAGTTCGCTACTTAACAGGACAAACAATTAGACAGTTTCAACCCGAAAAAGAAGAGTGGGTTTTATTAATTAATGTTAATGGAGATGTTTATAATCGCGGTGAGGCTTATTTACCAGAAGGTTATATGGGGAATCTCTTTAATCAAAAATTAGAAGAATTATTAAATTCCCCTGAACATCAAGAAACCGTTGCGATCAGAGAAAAAAGAATGGAAACTTGTCGTCGTTGTCAGTTTGATCAAAAATGTCACCAAATTCATATTGCTGAAGCAACAGACAGTGCTAGAGTTTATAACAACCAAGGACAGTTAGAATGTACAATTGCTAAACCGATGATTGAATTTATGATTGATGAAATTCAAAAATCCCCAGAAGCACAAGAACTATTAAATATGTATTATTCCTATTCTCAAGAGTCAGCCTCTCAAAGTGAAGCAAGTATTAACTTATCACTTTAG